One genomic region from Chelmon rostratus isolate fCheRos1 chromosome 11, fCheRos1.pri, whole genome shotgun sequence encodes:
- the LOC121614020 gene encoding 5-hydroxytryptamine receptor 7-like → MVVVGASNGTFGGANMRSSFMIEDRVGGEDPGGSTNMMISEALAPRLLMIAQGAAEAAAAAAATSPSTSSQPQVMETNGTRCGEQILSYGRVEKVLIGGVLTMLTLSTICGNLLVVISVCFVKKLRQPSNYLIVSLAMADLSVALAVMPFVSITDLIGGQWIFGQFFCNVFIAMDVMCCTASIMSLCVISIDRYLGITKPLTYPVRQNGWCMAKMILSVWLLSASITLPPLFGWAQNVNDGRVCLISQDFGYTVYSTAVAFYIPMSVMLIMYYRIYRAAKLSAAKHTITGFPREGEHGAGVAPRGGRGGHVAHQPVASGETGSVEGTEAELEEEAEEEEESLDCVAAALKLQREVEEECSTRVSRLLKTGEHHQRRKRKNQSIFKREQKAAATLGIVVGAFTFCWLPFFLVSTARPFVCGVECSCVPLWLERTLLWLGYANSLINPFIYAFFNRDLRTTYSNLLRCRYRNINRKLSAAGMHEALKLVEKPDTDV, encoded by the exons ATGGTTGTTGTGGGAGCGAGTAACGGAACCTTCGGTGGTGCAAACATGAGGTCGTCGTTCATGATAGAGGATAGGGTCGGTGGTGAAGATCCCGGGGGCTCCACCAACATGATGATCTCGGAGGCTCTTGCGCCCCGGCTGCTGATGATTGCGCAGGGCGCcgcagaggctgcagcagcggcagcagcgacTTCTCCGTCCACCTCCAGTCAGCCGCAGGTCATGGAGACGAACGGGACCCGGTGCGGCGAGCAGATCCTGAGCTACGGCCGGGTGGAGAAAGTCCTGATCGGCGGGGTGCTCACCATGCTCACGCTGTCCACCATCTGCGGGAACTTACTGGTGGTCATCTCCGTGTGCTTCGTCAAGAAGCTGCGCCAGCCGTCCAACTATCTGATCGTTTCTCTGGCCATGGCGGACCTGTCAGTGGCTCTGGCCGTGATGCCGTTCGTCAGTATCACAGACCTGATTGGTGGTCAGTGGATATTTGGACAGTTTTTCTGTAACGTTTTTATCGCCATGGATGTGATGTGCTGCACAGCGTCCATCATGAGTCTGTGCGTAATCAGCATTGACAG GTATTTGGGCATCACAAAACCCCTGACTTATCCTGTCCGGCAAAACGGCTGGTGCATGGCCAAGATGATCCTTTCAGTGTGGCTCCTCTCAGCCTCCATCACCCTCCCCCCTCTTTTCGGATGGGCGCAGAACGTCAACGACGGCAGAGTCTGCCTCATCAGTCAGGACTTCGGCTACACCGTCTACTCCACAGCCGTGGCGTTCTACATCCCCATGTCAGTGATGCTCATCATGTACTACAGGATCTACCGGGCGGCCAAACTCAGCGCTGCCAAGCACACCATCACCGGCTTCCCCAGGGAAGGGGAGCACGGTGCAGGGGTGGCTCCCCGAGGGGGAAGGGGAGGGCACGTGGCTCACCAGCCGGTGGCGtcaggagaaacaggaagtgttgaagggacagaggctgagctggaggaggaagctgaggaagaggaggagagcttgGACTGCGTGGCAGCTGCGTTGAAGCTCCAGCgtgaggtggaggaagagtgCAGCACGCGTGTCTCTCGCCTCCTCAAGACTGGCGAACACCACCAGCGGCGGAAGAGGAAAAACCAGTCCATCTTCAAACGAGAGCAGAAGGCTGCGGCCACTCTGGGCATCGTGGTCGGCGCCTTCACCTTCTGCTGGCTGCCGTTCTTCTTGGTGTCCACTGCCAGGCCGTTCGTCTGCGGTGTGGAGTGCAGCTGCGTGCCGCTCTGGCTGGAGAGAACTCTGTTGTGGCTCGGGTACGCCAACTCCCTCATTAATCCCTTCATTTATGCTTTTTTCAACCGTGATCTGAGGACCACCTACAGTAATCTTCTGCGGTGCCGCTACAGGAACATCAATCGGAAGCTGTCGGCGGCTGGCATGCACGAGGCTCTGAAACTGGTGGAGAAGCCAGATACTGATGTGTAA